The following are from one region of the Salinirussus salinus genome:
- the fdhF gene encoding formate dehydrogenase subunit alpha has product MSTDPVPGVPDVDDSARETPVTAEFETGTANDPEVGTDGPTALTVDGERVSVPAGSTVIDALRRAEEVTVDAGTEGLAEGGTAIDSTADVAALCHYDRESEQSEGVGPRSECRTCMVETDAHGLVPACSFPAEEGLTVRVDTPDAAEARSVNLDLVLSNHNLRCTTCNGNGRCELQEAAVDQGVDHPRYGVFDERDAYEPLDDTSSFIQVDRNKCILCNRCVEACNDVQVEGVLRVEGSGAETRIGFQSDAVTMDDSDCVSCGHCSTVCPTGALTEKGIGGATTLPVPGFSQRNSVGDVLEGERAETIDDTVAPNRGSPGEQGFGGGGHQRGAGMVERDLSDGDLGQLLSAARSWAGDAAGAFGRRAAVAGEHAAENIAARTLPEGLLFDVATRVADLRKRGIDTEETTCGFCAVGCRVEMWGKDGDVLGAEPVDDPADAPANDFSTCVKGKFGHEFANSDGRLTEPLVRRDGDLEPVGWDEALEYVADRLEAIQAEHGVDAVGALASSKGSNEEAYLVQKFARQVLGTKNVDNCARLCHSSTVAALQQTMGYGAMSNRINEDIGEADAYLITGSNTTESHPVLATRIKQNVREGADLVVFDPRKVGIAEHADQYTRTRPGYDVAWLNGLIREVIQQGYHDEAFIERNTTGFADLREKVDPYTPERVAELAGVPAEELRSAAETLGTADTVVFGWAMGMTQQSYGTQNVLAMANLALALGQVGKPGAGVSPFRGQNNVQGGGGDMGTLPGSLPGYQDPGDEAVRGKFADAWGVEPPAEPGLKVPEMLEEAREGNLRGMYVVGENPALSEPDIRHAEEALRALDLLVVQDIFMTETAEHADVVLPAATSPEKHGTFTNTERRVQRVRPTADPPGQARQDWAITQALARRLGHDWGYEHPREVMDEISDLVPIYGGVSYERLETGDRHGLQWPCRDAEDLGTPYLYDYEDGEFNFEDGKARFVPADSGHPGEVPDEAFPLTLTTGRVLYHWHTGQITRRVEGLMGHVGESFVEVNPETADTLGVADGEYVRVESRRGDVVVRARVTDRVGEGTLFIPMHFATGAANRLTGETFDPQAGIPEYKVSSVRVEPLGEETDERVLRRPDAGTTGREEVVDD; this is encoded by the coding sequence ATGAGTACCGACCCAGTTCCCGGGGTGCCCGATGTCGACGACTCCGCCCGGGAGACGCCCGTCACCGCCGAGTTCGAGACCGGGACCGCCAACGACCCCGAGGTGGGAACCGACGGGCCGACGGCGCTGACCGTCGACGGCGAGCGCGTCTCGGTTCCCGCGGGATCGACGGTCATCGACGCCCTGCGGCGGGCCGAGGAGGTGACCGTCGACGCCGGCACGGAGGGACTGGCCGAGGGCGGGACCGCCATCGACAGCACGGCCGACGTGGCCGCGCTCTGTCACTACGACCGCGAGAGCGAGCAGAGCGAGGGCGTGGGGCCGCGCAGCGAGTGCCGGACCTGCATGGTCGAGACCGACGCCCACGGGCTCGTCCCGGCCTGTTCGTTCCCGGCGGAGGAGGGGCTGACCGTCCGCGTCGACACCCCCGACGCCGCGGAGGCCCGGTCGGTCAACCTCGACCTGGTGCTCTCGAACCACAACCTCCGGTGTACGACCTGTAACGGGAACGGCCGCTGCGAGTTACAGGAGGCGGCCGTCGACCAGGGGGTCGACCACCCCCGGTACGGCGTCTTCGACGAGCGCGACGCCTACGAACCCCTCGACGACACCTCCTCGTTCATCCAGGTCGACCGCAACAAGTGCATCCTCTGCAACCGGTGTGTCGAGGCCTGCAACGACGTGCAGGTCGAGGGCGTGTTGCGCGTCGAGGGGTCGGGGGCGGAGACCCGGATCGGCTTCCAGTCCGACGCGGTGACGATGGACGACTCCGACTGCGTCTCGTGTGGGCACTGTTCGACTGTCTGCCCGACCGGCGCACTCACCGAGAAGGGGATCGGCGGCGCGACGACGCTCCCGGTCCCGGGGTTCAGCCAGCGCAACTCCGTCGGCGACGTGCTGGAGGGCGAGCGCGCCGAGACCATCGACGACACCGTCGCGCCGAACCGCGGCTCCCCGGGCGAGCAGGGGTTCGGAGGTGGGGGGCACCAGCGCGGCGCGGGGATGGTGGAGAGGGACCTCAGTGACGGCGACCTCGGCCAGTTGCTCTCGGCGGCCCGGTCGTGGGCCGGCGACGCGGCGGGAGCCTTCGGGCGACGGGCCGCCGTCGCCGGCGAGCACGCCGCCGAGAACATCGCCGCCCGGACACTGCCAGAGGGGTTGCTGTTCGACGTGGCGACGCGGGTCGCCGACCTCCGCAAGCGGGGCATCGACACCGAGGAGACGACCTGCGGGTTCTGTGCCGTCGGCTGTCGGGTCGAGATGTGGGGCAAGGACGGCGACGTTCTGGGCGCCGAACCCGTCGACGACCCCGCCGACGCGCCCGCCAACGACTTCTCGACCTGCGTCAAGGGGAAGTTCGGCCACGAGTTCGCCAACAGCGACGGCCGGCTGACCGAGCCCCTGGTCAGACGCGACGGCGACCTGGAGCCGGTCGGGTGGGACGAAGCGCTTGAGTACGTCGCCGACCGGCTGGAGGCGATCCAGGCCGAGCACGGCGTCGACGCCGTGGGGGCGCTCGCCTCCTCGAAAGGGTCCAACGAGGAGGCCTACCTCGTCCAGAAGTTCGCCCGGCAGGTCCTGGGGACGAAAAACGTCGACAACTGCGCGCGGCTCTGTCACTCCTCGACGGTCGCGGCTCTCCAGCAGACGATGGGCTACGGCGCGATGTCCAACCGGATCAACGAGGACATCGGCGAGGCCGACGCCTACCTGATCACGGGGTCGAACACCACCGAATCCCACCCCGTGCTCGCCACGCGGATCAAGCAGAACGTCCGCGAGGGAGCCGACCTCGTGGTCTTCGACCCACGGAAGGTCGGCATCGCGGAACACGCCGACCAGTACACCCGCACCCGGCCGGGCTACGACGTCGCCTGGCTCAACGGGCTCATCCGCGAGGTCATCCAGCAGGGCTACCACGACGAGGCGTTCATCGAGCGCAACACGACCGGCTTCGCCGACCTCCGGGAGAAAGTCGACCCCTACACCCCCGAGCGCGTCGCGGAGCTGGCCGGCGTGCCCGCCGAGGAACTCCGGAGCGCGGCGGAGACGCTCGGCACCGCCGACACCGTCGTCTTCGGGTGGGCGATGGGGATGACCCAGCAGAGCTACGGCACGCAGAACGTCCTGGCGATGGCGAACCTGGCGCTCGCGCTCGGCCAGGTCGGCAAGCCCGGCGCGGGCGTCTCCCCGTTCCGCGGGCAGAACAACGTCCAGGGTGGGGGCGGTGACATGGGCACCCTGCCGGGGAGTCTCCCCGGCTACCAGGACCCCGGCGACGAGGCAGTCCGCGGGAAGTTCGCCGACGCCTGGGGCGTCGAGCCCCCCGCCGAGCCCGGGCTGAAGGTGCCGGAGATGCTCGAGGAAGCGCGGGAGGGGAACCTCCGGGGAATGTACGTCGTCGGCGAGAACCCCGCGCTCTCGGAGCCCGACATCCGGCACGCCGAGGAGGCGCTTCGTGCGCTGGACCTGCTCGTCGTCCAGGACATCTTCATGACCGAAACTGCCGAGCACGCCGACGTCGTCCTCCCGGCGGCCACCTCCCCGGAGAAACACGGCACCTTCACCAACACCGAGCGACGGGTCCAGCGGGTGCGCCCGACCGCCGACCCGCCCGGCCAGGCCCGCCAGGACTGGGCGATCACGCAGGCGCTGGCCCGCCGGCTCGGCCACGACTGGGGGTACGAGCACCCGCGGGAGGTGATGGACGAGATCAGCGACCTCGTCCCCATCTACGGCGGCGTCAGCTACGAGCGCCTGGAGACTGGCGACCGGCACGGCCTCCAGTGGCCCTGCCGGGACGCCGAGGACCTCGGGACGCCCTACCTGTACGACTACGAGGACGGGGAGTTCAACTTCGAAGACGGGAAGGCGCGGTTCGTTCCGGCCGACAGCGGCCACCCCGGCGAGGTGCCCGACGAGGCGTTCCCGCTCACGCTCACCACCGGGCGGGTCCTCTACCACTGGCACACCGGGCAGATCACCCGCCGGGTCGAGGGGCTGATGGGCCACGTCGGCGAGAGCTTCGTCGAGGTCAACCCCGAGACTGCCGACACGCTGGGCGTCGCGGACGGCGAGTACGTCCGCGTCGAGTCCCGCCGGGGCGACGTCGTCGTGCGCGCCCGGGTGACCGACCGGGTCGGCGAGGGGACCCTGTTCATCCCGATGCACTTCGCGACCGGTGCGGCCAACAGGCTCACCGGCGAGACCTTCGACCCGCAGGCCGGTATCCCCGAATACAAGGTCTCGAGCGTCCGGGTCGAGCCGCTGGGAGAGGAGACCGACGAGCGGGTGTTGCGACGGCCGGACGCCGGGACGACCGGCCGCGAGGAGGTCGTCGACGACTAG
- a CDS encoding DUF6789 family protein: MPDSVETQPGQQDLSTPSTFPELAVQVVRDGVIGAIAGAAGNVAVLGTLLVAAVLGGFSIEAFTRFPALLGFDAFLTPGQLLAVGVGSFIIGGMTVWPLFLATIGALLPGETYAARGVVFGAVIWTGFATYFHGDVTGSGLVIYAVFSLLGHMGYGFVTGAVMDRLFGDRPPLVTAALTAPDE; encoded by the coding sequence ATGCCTGACAGCGTGGAAACACAGCCCGGACAGCAGGACCTGTCGACACCCAGTACGTTTCCGGAACTCGCGGTTCAGGTCGTCCGCGACGGCGTCATCGGTGCCATTGCCGGGGCCGCCGGTAACGTCGCCGTCCTCGGAACGTTGCTGGTCGCAGCCGTGCTCGGCGGGTTCTCCATCGAGGCGTTCACCCGCTTTCCTGCGTTGCTCGGGTTCGATGCGTTCCTGACCCCGGGCCAGCTTCTGGCCGTCGGCGTCGGCTCGTTCATCATCGGCGGCATGACCGTCTGGCCGCTCTTTCTGGCGACTATCGGGGCCCTCCTGCCCGGCGAGACGTACGCCGCCAGGGGGGTGGTGTTCGGGGCAGTCATCTGGACCGGATTCGCCACCTACTTCCACGGCGACGTGACCGGGAGCGGCCTGGTTATCTACGCCGTCTTCTCGCTTCTGGGGCACATGGGCTATGGCTTCGTCACCGGGGCGGTGATGGACCGGCTGTTCGGCGACCGGCCGCCGCTCGTCACTGCCGCGCTCACCGCGCCCGACGAGTGA
- a CDS encoding DUF7096 domain-containing protein translates to MRDRPLLSVLVVTLVVVGAAGLVAIAAPVGAQTTGDPGANGSAADGSGANATTDGSVSVTAGAQLSTVLSVTSDDVHAEVEETAFEVEYERGEGRAEAVAERAEAVRERAEAVRENYREALEAYREGDLDRSEFARRLAALNARAGNVIEAHDRLERRAANVSAFDLRAAGLNWTALERAVTTLDDVRGTGAGALLAQFTGERRGEVELEVNGGLSIEVSSEGGERSREFEREPDGDTAVTVNQSAALETARAALTDVGNGSWVLTDASIDSEDGTYEFEFVLRAGGLTGEAEVGIDGSSGEVFNLEEETEPADGGAGEPDDGEEERESDEDGEEGDGDDDREDREFEELSLLVADGQPGPNETVTVRVLADGRAVANASVAVDGEAVGETGDDGTLALTLPAAGDVTVTAVAGGEEATLDVGLGDDRALEAEFERNFAFSATLEDGTVSVRAAYGGDGIPDATVYADGEAVGRTDADGSLRFDVGDVADDLELDLVKGAFEAEYEFAVENGSLTLTDREYDRDGDRPDADREERDGEDDSGDDDSDSNDGTDDADDDGTDAGSDDEEDDSDSEDGDEEDDSDDGEDGDDSNDDEDDGDDDDGNGDDENDDSER, encoded by the coding sequence ATGCGAGACCGCCCGCTCCTGTCGGTGCTCGTCGTAACCCTCGTCGTGGTCGGCGCCGCGGGCCTGGTCGCAATCGCGGCCCCCGTCGGTGCACAGACGACCGGCGACCCCGGGGCGAACGGCTCGGCGGCCGACGGCTCCGGAGCCAACGCCACGACCGACGGCTCCGTCAGCGTGACCGCCGGCGCGCAGCTCTCGACCGTGCTGTCGGTCACGAGCGACGACGTCCACGCCGAGGTCGAGGAGACGGCCTTCGAGGTCGAGTACGAACGCGGCGAGGGCCGCGCCGAGGCCGTCGCCGAGCGTGCCGAGGCAGTCCGGGAGCGCGCCGAGGCTGTTCGCGAGAACTACCGCGAGGCCCTCGAGGCATACCGCGAGGGCGACCTCGACCGCTCGGAGTTCGCCCGGCGGCTCGCGGCGCTGAACGCCCGCGCCGGGAACGTCATCGAGGCCCACGACCGCCTGGAACGCCGCGCTGCCAACGTCTCGGCCTTCGACCTGCGGGCGGCCGGGCTCAACTGGACCGCCCTGGAGCGGGCCGTGACCACCCTCGACGACGTCCGGGGGACCGGTGCCGGCGCGCTGCTCGCGCAGTTCACCGGCGAGCGGCGCGGTGAGGTCGAGCTGGAGGTCAATGGCGGGCTCTCCATCGAGGTGAGCAGCGAGGGCGGCGAGCGCTCCCGGGAGTTCGAGCGCGAGCCCGACGGCGACACCGCGGTCACGGTGAACCAGTCCGCCGCCCTCGAGACAGCGCGCGCGGCGCTGACCGACGTCGGGAACGGTTCGTGGGTGCTCACCGACGCCAGCATCGACAGCGAGGACGGCACCTACGAGTTCGAGTTCGTCCTCCGGGCCGGCGGCCTCACCGGCGAGGCGGAGGTCGGCATCGACGGCTCCTCCGGCGAGGTGTTCAACCTCGAAGAGGAGACCGAACCGGCCGACGGCGGGGCGGGCGAACCCGACGACGGCGAGGAGGAGCGGGAGAGCGACGAGGACGGTGAAGAGGGCGACGGTGACGACGACCGTGAGGACCGCGAGTTCGAGGAGCTGTCCCTCCTGGTCGCCGACGGCCAGCCGGGCCCAAACGAAACGGTGACGGTGCGAGTCCTCGCCGACGGCCGGGCGGTCGCGAACGCGAGCGTCGCGGTCGACGGCGAGGCGGTCGGTGAGACCGGCGACGACGGCACGCTGGCACTCACGCTCCCTGCGGCCGGCGACGTGACGGTCACCGCCGTCGCTGGCGGCGAGGAGGCGACGCTCGACGTCGGACTGGGTGACGACCGGGCGCTCGAGGCGGAGTTCGAGCGGAACTTCGCGTTCTCGGCCACGCTCGAGGACGGCACCGTCTCCGTGCGCGCCGCGTACGGGGGCGACGGGATCCCCGACGCGACGGTCTACGCCGACGGCGAGGCAGTCGGGCGGACCGACGCCGACGGTTCGCTGCGCTTCGACGTCGGGGACGTGGCCGACGACCTGGAACTCGACCTGGTCAAAGGTGCCTTCGAGGCCGAGTACGAGTTCGCCGTCGAAAACGGCTCGCTGACCCTCACCGACCGGGAGTACGACCGCGACGGCGACCGTCCCGATGCCGACCGCGAGGAACGGGATGGCGAGGACGACAGCGGCGACGACGACAGTGACAGCAACGATGGTACCGACGACGCCGACGACGACGGTACCGACGCCGGGAGTGACGACGAAGAGGACGACAGCGACAGTGAGGACGGTGACGAGGAAGATGACAGCGACGACGGTGAGGATGGCGACGATAGCAATGACGACGAAGACGACGGGGATGACGACGACGGCAATGGGGACGACGAAAACGACGACAGTGAGCGCTGA
- a CDS encoding helix-turn-helix transcriptional regulator, with protein MVTRKGVVVIILALALAAGPLLTGTGLAQSQPEPETDNTVTRIELRADGDARWTVRVRTRLSTQGEVDAYRTFQERFRNDTASYLGPFRERIRGVVASAAGATDREMRATNFTATTDIQQVPRRWGVVSYSFTWEGFAAGRANAVRVGDAFEGGLFITENDTLAIEGPPGYAATSVDPAPTSRANGTLTWVGRVDFADRHPQVRFVPAGAAPGSGTPTTTDPGGEAGNDGGDGAGDDPSVGSGIVLALAGVSVGLAAVLGLLLWRRTRAGAGADPGDPAGIDPASGTDGEHSDPAELLSDGERVVGLLESEGGRMRQSAVADRLDWSASKTSRTVSSLAEDGEVEKLRIGRENVVTLTDADSSASEGESGQREG; from the coding sequence ATGGTCACCCGAAAGGGAGTCGTCGTCATCATCCTCGCGCTGGCGCTGGCCGCGGGGCCGCTGCTGACGGGTACAGGGCTGGCACAGAGCCAGCCCGAACCCGAGACGGACAACACCGTCACGCGGATCGAACTCCGGGCGGACGGGGATGCCCGCTGGACGGTCCGGGTCCGGACCCGGCTGTCGACCCAGGGAGAGGTCGACGCCTACCGGACCTTCCAGGAGCGGTTCCGAAACGACACGGCGAGCTACCTCGGCCCGTTCCGCGAGCGCATCCGGGGTGTCGTCGCCAGCGCTGCCGGGGCCACCGACCGCGAGATGCGGGCGACGAACTTCACCGCTACGACCGACATCCAGCAGGTGCCTCGCCGGTGGGGCGTCGTCTCGTACTCGTTCACCTGGGAGGGCTTTGCGGCCGGCCGGGCAAACGCCGTCCGCGTCGGTGACGCCTTCGAGGGCGGGCTGTTCATCACCGAGAACGACACGCTCGCCATCGAAGGACCCCCCGGCTACGCGGCCACGTCCGTCGACCCGGCGCCGACGAGCCGGGCGAACGGCACGCTCACCTGGGTCGGCCGGGTCGACTTCGCCGACCGGCACCCGCAGGTCAGGTTCGTCCCCGCCGGCGCGGCGCCCGGAAGCGGGACGCCGACGACGACGGACCCCGGTGGGGAGGCCGGGAACGACGGCGGGGACGGCGCGGGCGACGACCCGAGCGTCGGGAGCGGCATCGTGCTCGCGCTCGCGGGCGTCTCGGTCGGCCTGGCGGCGGTCCTCGGGCTGTTGCTCTGGCGGCGGACCCGCGCCGGCGCCGGAGCCGACCCCGGGGACCCGGCCGGGATTGACCCGGCGTCCGGCACCGACGGGGAGCACTCCGACCCGGCCGAACTGCTCTCGGACGGGGAGCGCGTGGTGGGGCTCCTCGAGAGCGAGGGCGGGCGGATGCGCCAGTCCGCCGTCGCCGACCGGCTGGACTGGTCGGCCTCGAAGACCTCGCGGACCGTCTCCTCGCTGGCCGAGGACGGGGAGGTCGAGAAGCTCCGGATCGGCCGCGAGAACGTCGTCACCTTGACCGACGCGGACTCGTCCGCGTCGGAAGGGGAGTCAGGCCAGCGAGAGGGCTAG
- a CDS encoding NAD(P)/FAD-dependent oxidoreductase, which translates to MHLGIVGAGAGAAALAYVVENTADVETTILEKSGGVCGRAATRRRDGVRYDYGANYLKDDDDRVVDLVTEQLDTEGLVDVTEPIYTFDAEGTVSEGREADDHKWSYESGLTQIAKRLFDRTDATVHRRTRVEGVARENGAWRLVDADGGEWGPFDALVLNPPAPQTADLLASADWDADLRGTLAGAVADVGYRSNYTAVLHYPFELDRPYYGLVNTDKAHDVGWISREECKPGHVADGETLLVVQANPEWATAHYDDDPEANVAALAEMAAEVVGDERLGEPDWTDHQGWLYAQPEGGVARGPVDAAEAHDLYCVGDWVAGEGRLHAALRCGLDTGERLALSLA; encoded by the coding sequence ATGCACCTTGGCATCGTCGGCGCGGGCGCGGGCGCGGCGGCACTCGCCTACGTCGTCGAGAACACGGCCGACGTGGAGACCACGATTCTCGAGAAGTCGGGCGGCGTCTGCGGGCGGGCCGCGACCCGCCGCCGGGACGGCGTCCGCTACGACTACGGCGCCAACTACCTGAAGGACGACGACGACCGCGTGGTCGACCTGGTGACCGAGCAGCTCGACACCGAGGGGCTCGTGGACGTGACCGAACCCATCTACACCTTCGACGCCGAGGGGACGGTCTCGGAGGGCCGCGAGGCCGACGACCACAAGTGGAGCTACGAGTCCGGGCTGACCCAGATAGCCAAGCGGCTGTTCGACCGAACCGACGCGACCGTCCACCGCCGGACCCGCGTCGAGGGGGTCGCTCGCGAGAACGGGGCGTGGCGGCTGGTCGACGCCGACGGCGGGGAGTGGGGGCCATTCGACGCACTCGTCCTCAACCCACCCGCCCCCCAGACTGCCGACCTGCTCGCCTCCGCCGACTGGGACGCCGACCTCCGGGGGACACTCGCCGGCGCCGTCGCCGACGTCGGGTACCGGAGCAACTACACCGCCGTCCTCCACTACCCGTTCGAACTCGACCGGCCCTACTACGGGCTGGTCAACACCGACAAGGCCCACGACGTGGGGTGGATAAGCCGCGAGGAGTGCAAGCCCGGCCACGTCGCCGACGGCGAGACGCTGCTCGTCGTCCAGGCCAACCCCGAGTGGGCCACGGCCCACTACGACGACGACCCCGAGGCGAACGTCGCGGCGCTCGCGGAGATGGCCGCCGAGGTCGTCGGCGACGAGCGGCTGGGCGAGCCGGACTGGACCGACCACCAGGGCTGGCTCTACGCCCAGCCCGAGGGGGGCGTCGCGCGCGGCCCGGTCGACGCCGCCGAGGCACACGACCTCTACTGTGTGGGCGACTGGGTCGCCGGCGAGGGTCGTCTGCACGCCGCGCTGCGCTGTGGCCTGGACACCGGCGAGCGGCTAGCCCTCTCGCTGGCCTGA
- a CDS encoding 3-oxoacyl-ACP synthase, translating to MDVGLTGYGRYVPEGVLTGAEVAERSGIPEEVVVEKMGMRRKHVCPPDGDHCTDMALEAADDALADAGVDAADLDLVLYHGSEYKDHIVWSAAADIAERLGAENAYATESYTLCAGCPVALRQARAQLLAEELDTVLLVTASREEDLLDYENERSSFMFNFGSGGAACVLEADPAPDRTKAVVRESAAVTDGSFSEDVVMPAGGSVNPASHDTVDGDLHYLDVPDPDGMKERLAPVSLPNYLEVADGALSRSGYGREDVDFVAVTHMKRSFHRTLLEELGVDPEEDAYYLDEYGHMQSVDQVVALDEGLDRGRVAPGDVVLFLAAGTGYTWSATALEWRGA from the coding sequence ATGGACGTCGGACTGACCGGTTACGGCCGGTACGTACCGGAAGGGGTGCTCACCGGCGCCGAGGTGGCCGAGCGAAGCGGGATCCCGGAGGAGGTCGTCGTCGAGAAAATGGGGATGCGCCGCAAGCACGTCTGCCCGCCGGACGGCGACCACTGCACGGACATGGCGCTGGAGGCCGCCGACGACGCCCTCGCGGACGCGGGCGTCGACGCCGCCGACCTGGACCTCGTTCTGTACCACGGCAGCGAGTACAAGGACCACATCGTCTGGTCGGCGGCCGCGGACATCGCCGAGCGGCTCGGGGCCGAGAACGCCTACGCGACCGAGAGCTACACGCTGTGTGCCGGCTGCCCGGTCGCGCTCCGGCAGGCCCGCGCCCAGCTCCTCGCCGAGGAGCTCGACACCGTCCTGCTGGTCACCGCCAGCCGCGAGGAGGACCTGCTCGACTACGAAAACGAGCGCTCCTCGTTCATGTTCAACTTCGGGAGCGGCGGGGCGGCCTGCGTCCTCGAAGCCGACCCCGCACCCGACCGGACGAAGGCCGTCGTGCGGGAGAGCGCCGCGGTCACCGACGGCTCTTTTTCCGAGGACGTCGTCATGCCGGCCGGCGGCTCGGTCAACCCCGCGAGTCACGACACCGTCGACGGGGACCTGCACTACCTGGACGTGCCCGACCCCGACGGGATGAAAGAGCGCCTCGCCCCGGTCTCGCTGCCGAACTATCTGGAGGTCGCCGACGGGGCGCTCTCGCGGTCGGGCTACGGCCGGGAGGACGTCGATTTCGTGGCCGTCACGCACATGAAGCGGTCCTTTCACCGGACGCTCCTGGAGGAGCTCGGCGTCGACCCGGAGGAGGACGCCTACTACCTCGACGAGTACGGCCACATGCAGAGCGTCGACCAGGTGGTGGCGCTGGACGAGGGCCTCGACCGGGGCCGCGTCGCGCCCGGCGACGTCGTGCTCTTTCTGGCCGCCGGCACGGGCTACACCTGGTCGGCGACGGCCCTGGAGTGGCGCGGGGCGTGA
- a CDS encoding type 1 glutamine amidotransferase gives MTRLRIALLNAAHGGDHTRRNFRREVDADLVEFDVTERELPDGFAFDGCIVTGSRASVYWDEPWIGELKEWVGDAVEAGLPFLGVCYGHQLLADVLGGSVEGMSEYEIGYRTVEHDGSLLFEGVDEEFTVFTTHSDRVTELPPGAALTARNDYGIHGFRKGDVFTVQFHPEYDTETARTVTEGKDDQLSEERLQGVLDGITEENFAAACEAKALFDNFTEYVRERRDLETGAGTAADD, from the coding sequence ATGACGCGCCTGCGGATCGCCTTGCTGAACGCGGCCCACGGCGGCGACCACACCCGCCGGAACTTCCGGCGGGAGGTCGACGCCGACCTCGTGGAGTTCGACGTCACCGAGCGTGAACTCCCCGACGGCTTCGCGTTCGACGGTTGCATCGTGACCGGCTCGCGGGCCTCGGTCTACTGGGACGAGCCGTGGATCGGCGAGCTGAAGGAGTGGGTCGGTGACGCCGTCGAGGCCGGCCTCCCCTTCCTGGGGGTCTGTTACGGCCACCAGCTACTCGCGGACGTCCTCGGGGGAAGCGTCGAGGGGATGAGCGAGTACGAGATCGGGTACCGGACGGTCGAACACGACGGCTCGCTCCTGTTCGAGGGGGTCGACGAGGAGTTCACCGTCTTCACGACCCACTCCGACCGGGTCACCGAACTCCCGCCGGGTGCCGCCCTGACCGCGCGAAACGACTACGGGATACACGGCTTCCGGAAGGGTGACGTCTTCACCGTCCAGTTCCACCCCGAGTACGACACGGAGACCGCCCGGACGGTCACCGAGGGCAAGGACGACCAGCTCTCCGAAGAGCGGCTCCAGGGGGTGCTGGACGGGATCACCGAGGAGAACTTCGCGGCGGCCTGCGAGGCAAAGGCGCTGTTCGACAACTTCACCGAGTACGTCCGGGAACGGCGCGACCTCGAAACCGGGGCGGGGACGGCCGCCGACGACTGA
- a CDS encoding cupin domain-containing protein has protein sequence MERVNTGDVDSWTSPAAAKRPLGRALGAEELALNHYELEPGDAFGFGYHRHPDQEELFYVLEGEATFETEDGDVTVGAGEAVRFAPGEWQLGRNEGEERVVALALGAPADASGADIRRECPECGERTPTEIERADEGSGLVTVCQECDAVTGQFS, from the coding sequence ATGGAGCGAGTCAACACGGGGGACGTCGACAGCTGGACCTCGCCGGCGGCTGCAAAGCGGCCGCTGGGGCGGGCGCTCGGCGCCGAGGAGCTGGCCCTCAACCACTACGAGCTCGAGCCGGGCGACGCCTTCGGCTTCGGCTACCACCGCCACCCCGACCAGGAGGAGCTGTTCTACGTCCTCGAGGGCGAGGCGACCTTCGAGACCGAGGACGGCGACGTGACCGTCGGGGCCGGCGAGGCGGTCCGCTTCGCGCCCGGCGAGTGGCAACTGGGACGCAACGAGGGCGAGGAGCGCGTGGTCGCGCTCGCGCTCGGCGCGCCCGCGGACGCGAGCGGGGCCGACATCCGCCGGGAGTGTCCGGAGTGTGGCGAGCGAACGCCCACGGAGATCGAGCGCGCCGACGAGGGGTCGGGGCTGGTGACCGTCTGCCAGGAGTGTGACGCGGTGACCGGGCAGTTCTCGTAG
- a CDS encoding DUF6757 family protein, with product MQCHYCDRAADITVEKEGVRVGVCEEHFREQMEELSDADWLDGLDEELDIDRSE from the coding sequence ATGCAGTGCCACTACTGCGACCGGGCGGCGGACATCACCGTCGAGAAGGAGGGCGTTCGGGTCGGCGTCTGCGAGGAGCACTTCCGGGAGCAGATGGAGGAGCTATCGGACGCGGACTGGCTCGACGGGCTCGACGAGGAACTCGACATCGACAGGAGCGAGTAA
- a CDS encoding DUF5789 family protein — translation MQVLGPAEESFDTQEFPCTAGEFVEAHGSVELELPNGAETLSDALSCLPSDERFRTREDARLAVCNGLGEAAIGRKAYSDRDPACPGETGHDRVSL, via the coding sequence ATGCAAGTGCTCGGTCCCGCCGAGGAGTCGTTCGACACACAGGAGTTCCCCTGCACGGCCGGCGAGTTCGTCGAGGCCCACGGGAGCGTGGAGCTCGAGCTGCCAAACGGCGCGGAGACCCTGTCGGACGCGCTGTCGTGTCTGCCAAGCGACGAACGGTTCCGGACCCGCGAGGACGCCCGGCTGGCGGTCTGTAACGGCCTCGGCGAGGCAGCCATCGGCCGCAAGGCCTACAGCGACCGCGACCCCGCCTGCCCCGGCGAGACGGGTCACGACCGCGTCTCGCTGTAG